A single Vigna radiata var. radiata cultivar VC1973A chromosome 8, Vradiata_ver6, whole genome shotgun sequence DNA region contains:
- the LOC106770118 gene encoding uncharacterized protein LOC106770118, whose protein sequence is MLQVWFCEHFMAPEGAIATVPRFLHWMNRIVGDNIVKRVFEMGLVHVVDEIGGVRKDDKDVIEEEAAPKNYAEQRKKKLQKKERRESLMRTAEDQKCLIEKLKREVNDLEQELEKEKAKRRSKKSTADDGFQSAGCPQAATDDAFVSPVRLSAEEGVE, encoded by the exons ATGTTGCAG gtttggttttgtgagCATTTCATGGCTCCTGAAGGTGCAATAGCGACAGTTCCAAGGTTCTTGCACTGGATGAATAGAATTGTTGGAGACAACATTGTGAAACGTGTGTTTGAAATGGGTTTG GTTCATGTTGTAGATGAAATTGGTGGTGTAAGGAAGGATGACAAAGATGTCATAGAAGAAGAAGCAGCACCAAAAAACTATGCAgagcaaagaaaaaagaaattgcaaAAAAAAGAACGCAGGGAGAGTTTGATGCGCACTGCAGAGGATCAGAAGTgtttaattgaaaaacttaaaagggAGGTGAATGACTTAGAGCAAGAGTTGGAGAAAGAGAAGGccaaaagaagaagtaaaaagtCAACTGCAGATGACGGTTTTCAGAGTGCTGGATGTCCACAAGCAGCAACTGACGATGCATTCGTTTCACCTGTTCGTTTGTCGGCCGAGGAAGGGGTAGAATGA